One genomic region from Aliarcobacter cryaerophilus ATCC 43158 encodes:
- the prpF gene encoding 2-methylaconitate cis-trans isomerase PrpF: MITYKPQIRVKATYMRGGTSKGTFFNISDLPKEAQEDKVKRDKLLQRIVGSPDIYKQQMDGMGGATSSTSKAILVGKSSVPNHDVDYYFGQVAIDKDFMDWSGNCGNLSSAVGPFAIHEGLVDNVPQNGVCCVRIWQANIKKTILCYVTMVNGQVKEMGDYYIDGVAFPAEEISLEFAEPVDPSEELFPTGNLVDDLEVPGIGTFKATMITAGIPTIFLNASDIGYKGTELQADINSDAQALARFEKIRSYGALKMGLISDLSEAETRQHTPKIAFVNQPFDFTTSSGKEILAGEFDLSVRALSMQKLHHAMMGTASVAIGVAACIPGTLVNLAAGGGEKTAVEFGHPSGTLKVGAVIKKENGKYIVDKATMSRSARIIMKGEVYAPADIMG; the protein is encoded by the coding sequence ATGATTACATACAAGCCACAAATAAGAGTTAAAGCAACTTATATGAGAGGTGGGACTTCAAAGGGAACATTTTTTAACATATCAGACCTTCCAAAAGAAGCACAAGAAGATAAAGTAAAAAGAGATAAACTTCTTCAAAGAATAGTTGGAAGTCCTGATATTTATAAACAACAAATGGATGGTATGGGAGGAGCAACTTCTAGTACTTCTAAAGCTATATTAGTTGGAAAATCTAGTGTTCCAAATCATGATGTTGATTACTATTTTGGACAAGTTGCAATTGATAAAGATTTTATGGACTGGAGTGGAAATTGTGGGAATTTAAGTTCAGCAGTTGGACCTTTTGCAATTCATGAAGGACTTGTTGATAATGTTCCACAAAATGGTGTTTGTTGTGTAAGAATTTGGCAAGCAAATATCAAAAAAACAATTCTATGTTATGTGACAATGGTTAATGGTCAAGTAAAAGAGATGGGAGATTATTATATTGATGGTGTTGCTTTCCCTGCTGAAGAAATTTCATTAGAGTTTGCAGAACCAGTTGATCCAAGCGAAGAGTTATTTCCAACTGGAAATTTAGTAGATGATTTAGAAGTTCCTGGAATTGGAACATTTAAAGCTACAATGATAACTGCTGGAATTCCTACAATATTTTTAAATGCTTCTGATATTGGATACAAAGGAACAGAGCTTCAAGCTGATATTAATAGTGATGCCCAAGCCTTAGCAAGATTTGAAAAAATAAGAAGCTATGGTGCTTTAAAAATGGGTTTAATTTCTGATTTAAGTGAAGCAGAAACTAGACAACACACTCCAAAAATTGCTTTTGTTAATCAACCTTTTGATTTTACTACTTCTAGTGGAAAAGAAATTCTTGCAGGGGAATTTGATCTTAGTGTAAGAGCTTTATCTATGCAAAAGCTTCACCATGCAATGATGGGAACAGCTTCAGTTGCTATTGGTGTTGCTGCTTGTATTCCTGGAACTTTAGTAAATTTAGCTGCTGGTGGTGGTGAGAAAACTGCTGTTGAATTTGGACACCCATCTGGAACACTAAAAGTTGGGGCAGTTATAAAAAAAGAAAACGGTAAATATATAGTTGATAAAGCTACAATGAGCCGAAGTGCAAGAATTATAATGAAGGGTGAAGTTTACGCACCTGCGGATATTATGGGATAA
- a CDS encoding ArsC/Spx/MgsR family protein has protein sequence MSCSKSNSAKDFLDQNSFNISIRDYLANPPSKSELEELLKKLNISIFDLVRTGEEIYKELKLQNIKEQNKLIDAVLENPILIQRPILVGENKAFIVRPPLKIEDIINKF, from the coding sequence ATTTCTTGCTCAAAATCAAATAGTGCAAAAGATTTTCTAGACCAAAATAGTTTTAATATATCAATAAGAGATTACCTTGCAAATCCACCATCAAAAAGTGAACTAGAAGAGTTATTAAAAAAATTAAATATCTCTATTTTTGATTTGGTGCGAACAGGTGAAGAGATTTACAAAGAGTTAAAACTACAAAATATAAAAGAGCAAAATAAGCTAATAGATGCTGTTTTAGAAAACCCAATTTTAATACAAAGACCAATTTTGGTTGGAGAAAATAAGGCTTTTATAGTACGACCACCATTAAAAATAGAAGATATCATAAATAAATTTTAA